A stretch of the Aphelocoma coerulescens isolate FSJ_1873_10779 chromosome 22, UR_Acoe_1.0, whole genome shotgun sequence genome encodes the following:
- the LOC138121610 gene encoding gastrokine-1-like: MRDSGITGSSDKHEQQQAHELLKLCKGIVIASLLGVFLAPALANHNMEKNFNGQPSENSNQSDTRVSTNPKEGSEAWKTIWDFKTGYVATKVFSKNTCIIATTSKRFWFGKCIPTPPQGDKGLGPYQLPPRENRFIISRNRLQSLSPYGKRIQALCRGIPSYLAYPAPGSNFLSGSSFLEQDISCLKVKIN, translated from the exons ATGAGAGACTCAG GTATCACCGGTAGTTCGGACAAACATGAGCAACAGCAAGCTCATGAGCTGCTGAAGCTCTGTAAAGGG ATTGTGATTGCTTCTCttcttggagttttcctggcTCCTGCTCTTGCCAACCAC AACATGGAGAAAAACTTTAATGGGCAGCCCAGTGAAAACTCAAACCAGTCTGACACCAGGGTCAGCACCAACCCAAAGGAGGGGTCTGAGGCCTGGAAAACCATCTGGGACTTCAAGACT GGCTACGTTGCAACCAAGGTGTTCTCAAAGAACACCTGCATCATTGCTACAACCAGCAAGAGATTTTGGTTTGGCAAATGCATTCCTACACCACCTCAAGGAGACAAG GGACTTGGGCCTTACCAATTGCCACCCAGAGAGAATCGCTTCATTATCTCGAGGAACAGACTCCAAAGCTTGAGCCCATACGGAAAACGCATCCAAGCCCTGTGCAGAGGAATTCCCTCCTACCTCGCTTATCCAGCTCCTG GATCAAACTTTTTATCAGGCTCAAGCTTCTTAGAGCAAGATATTTCATGCTTGAAAGTTAAGATAAATTAA
- the LOC138121683 gene encoding gastrokine-1-like, with translation MSINSQTQEAIFEQKSNHLSWKTIWNYNTGVIATKVMQERTCYISTMNRSEMPTFAAVVKVAAERRNLIGFGRPTKQITFVANGLVNNLRSYGANVFSMCSGLTTYMAYEVHGPRYNQQSCIALDVLRLVELKYCHGNGQV, from the exons ATGAGTATCAACAGTCAAACACAAGAGGCAATTTTTGAGCAAAAGAGCAACCATTTGTCCTGGAAAACCATCTGGAACTACAACACG ggTGTCATTGCAACAAAAGTGATGCAAGAGAGAACCTGCTACATTTCCACCATGAACAGGAGTGAGATGCCCACCTTTGCTGCAGTTGTCAAAGTGGCTGCAGAGAGGAGG AACCTGATCGGTTTTGGAAGACCTACCAAGCAGATCACCTTTGTCGCCAATGGATTGGTCAACAACCTCAGGTCTTACGGAGCAAACGTCTTCTCTATGTGCAGCGGACTCACCACCTACATGGCTTACGAAGTTCACG gaccCCGATACAATCAACAATCATGCATTGCACTTGATGTCTTGAGACTTGTTGAGCTGAAGTACTGCCATGGCAATGGACAGGTCTGA